The sequence CTCGCACCCCGCGGCGAGGAACGTAGGCGCGAGCACTCCGTAGCAGGGCGTCACCAGGAACACTCTCGGTCCCCGGCCCAGCCGATGGCGCAGCGCCACTCCCAGGTGGTGCATCAGTGGCCAGACTCCCGGGGCCACGACGACGTCCTCGGGGGCATAACGGGCCCCTCGCGTCTCCAGAAGGAAGGCCGCCACGGCCTCCGCCAGCCCCGTCTGCGTTCCGTCCGCTCGCGGCGCGACTCCCGCCGCGATGAGCCCTTCCACCAGCGGCAGTGGCAGCGGACCCTCGTTCTCGCCGTAGTCCAGGCGCACGAGCTGAGGGTCGTCATCGCGGAAGAACTTCGGCGCGAACGCGGGCAGCTCCCCCAACTGCTTGATGCGCCTGGAGCGGGGCAGCGGTACTTCCGGCACCCGGTGCGGCGAGGGCGGCTCCGGCTCCGCGAAGGCCATGCGGAAGGCGAGCAGCTCCGAGAAGGTGCGCTCGTAGAACCACTCCGCCAGGACGCTGATGCGCGAGTACGTCACCTCCGCGGCCACCTCCAGGTCCGCTCGCAGCGGCTCCGGCACGGGGAGCAGCAGCGTCAGCTCCAGGTCCGGCCATACCGCGTTCTTGATGAGGCCGTACAGGATGACCAGGTTGGGCGCGTGCTGCGTGCGCGCGAGGAACTCGAAGAGGGTGCGCGGCTCCACCTCGCCGGTGATGTTGAAGAAGGCGCTCTCGTCCAGCACCACCCAGATGCCCCGCCGCGCGGCTTCGGCAACGATGTCTCTCAGCACCGCCAGGTTGGTGCGCTCGCCCGGCTCCACCGTCAGGAGCACCGCCTTCACGTCGAAGGCGGTGAGCAGGCGGCGGATCTCCCCCAGTGTGTTGTGCGTCACGGTGGCGCGCACGCCTGCCTTGTCCAGCGCTCGCGCATAGAGCGGGTGCAGGCTGCGCGACACCAGCACCGTGTCCCCGGGGTCACACGTGGCGAGCAGCAGCGAATAGACGGCCTGCTCCCGCTCCGGCGCGACGAACAGCGAGTCCTCCGACAACCTCAGGCCGAAGTGCCGGTCCAGGTAGCGGGCCACCAGCCGCCGGAAGGACGCGTCCCCGGCCTCGTGCGCGTAGGGCAGGAAGGGCGCCTGTGACAGGCGCTCCGCGAGCGCCGTGACGAAGCCCAGCTGCTCCGCGGACGCCGCCCCCAGGTCCAGCTCCTCCTGGAGCGGCGCGATGCCCAGGGAGCGCAGCGCGGCGCGCAGGGCCAGCGTCTCCCGGGGCAGCGACAGGTGGGCCTCCCACACCGCCACCTCGTGCCAGATGGGATGGCCCGCCTGGAGCCAGCCCAGCGCCGTCGCCGCGCGCAGGGGCTCCGGGCTGTGGGCCTCCATGAAGAACTCGAACTCCCGCCCGGTGCGCTGCTCCAGCGACACCAGGGGCCGGATGTCCGTGTCCGCCGCCTGCATCACCCGCCGCGCCACGCGCACCCGGGTGGTGAAGCCGCGCCGGGTGAACATGCGCGCGATGATGGCCCGCCCCGGACGGCCCGCCAGGTTCAGGAGCAGCCGGCCTCCGGCCAGGA comes from Corallococcus macrosporus and encodes:
- a CDS encoding aminotransferase class I/II-fold pyridoxal phosphate-dependent enzyme, whose product is MATYPASPREAFVQLRTLSEALARPDERPRALAELRELAELARDKPEGAPLRLASVVVAVGASQERLELLIPPSIFAPEAWAFTFLEGLLKVPLDEYAGKQLVEVGSGSGWICIALAKFTGLKRIQGLDLNPQAPAVGLCNAWLNGDEQLVSRLSFGESDLLRGLPQAPAWDFIVGCIPQVLRGDELPAELAQADEQALLDLSNYTSLQNVYEDHFGLGLIARLLDEAPERLLAGGRLLLNLAGRPGRAIIARMFTRRGFTTRVRVARRVMQAADTDIRPLVSLEQRTGREFEFFMEAHSPEPLRAATALGWLQAGHPIWHEVAVWEAHLSLPRETLALRAALRSLGIAPLQEELDLGAASAEQLGFVTALAERLSQAPFLPYAHEAGDASFRRLVARYLDRHFGLRLSEDSLFVAPEREQAVYSLLLATCDPGDTVLVSRSLHPLYARALDKAGVRATVTHNTLGEIRRLLTAFDVKAVLLTVEPGERTNLAVLRDIVAEAARRGIWVVLDESAFFNITGEVEPRTLFEFLARTQHAPNLVILYGLIKNAVWPDLELTLLLPVPEPLRADLEVAAEVTYSRISVLAEWFYERTFSELLAFRMAFAEPEPPSPHRVPEVPLPRSRRIKQLGELPAFAPKFFRDDDPQLVRLDYGENEGPLPLPLVEGLIAAGVAPRADGTQTGLAEAVAAFLLETRGARYAPEDVVVAPGVWPLMHHLGVALRHRLGRGPRVFLVTPCYGVLAPTFLAAGCEVESGPLGTLLSRRARGGTPDAVVLSQPANPTGHYLSHEELMALATFVVEQRCLWISDEIFGLVNLTNPTAETVHSPVTLEGAVPGIGARTVLLGGLSKEFAAGGLRVGWVATKDRALVAALRDSAPGVLHTPTARAAAYLYAAHARGPDGQLLYAARHKALRNYLARMRRDLAEKRALLAEALPDDGRAEATEAGGLFLAPPMTAWLGRSMDGVKLTPENLPRVVYEHTHVVLNGGAWCGDPERVRAVFSIPREKLLKARDRLKAFGQRLR